Proteins encoded together in one Telopea speciosissima isolate NSW1024214 ecotype Mountain lineage chromosome 6, Tspe_v1, whole genome shotgun sequence window:
- the LOC122665476 gene encoding uncharacterized protein LOC122665476 has protein sequence MSQPPVFKRLFVSFHACTEGFKKGCRPFIGINGCHLKGKYGGVLLSVISVDKNNALFPIAFGIVEVECKNSWLFFLECLNDGLGDASHDQSLTFISDKQKRLFDAIVLKQYFLSASRAYIAIQFESEVNFIRELNNEAYQWLIKNPLSMWARHAFDDRAKSDHVTNNLSESFNQWIAELRYMPILTLVDQLRVKMMKRLYRMYKKGYDYDIHGIVTTNMKIKLDMVQQKARECIVHPSSPHTFEVQDMFQATAVTFMKGTTKQYCDTFYSVKTYMDVYSGMIQPLPDLSELKPIDPTKLVQPLILKRRPGKSHTSRKKDGDEVNNLRSKPMICSNCKQSGHNKRKCQLAPVKGTGTSTSQGDGMKRKKVNEGQDGTCNSQRITRSHASTAMTQESI, from the exons ATGTCACAACCTCCAGTGTTTAAGAGGTTGTTTGTATCATTTCATGCATGCACTGAAGGTTTCAAGAAGGGATGCAGACCATTCATTGGTATTAATGGATGTCATCTCAAGGGAAAGTATGGTGGTGTTCTACTATCAGTCATTTCTGTTGATAAGAATAATGCCTTGTTCCCCATTGCATTTGGAATAGTGGAAGTAGAATGCAAAAATAGttggctctttttccttgaatgtTTAAATGACGGACTTGGAGATGCCAGTCATGATCAATCTCTGACTTTTATATCAGACAAACAGAAG AGACTATTTGATGCAATTG TTTTGAAGCAGTATTTTTTGTCAGCATCAAGAGCCTATATTGCCATCCAGTTTGAGAGTGAGGTGAATTTTATTAGAGAGCTTAATAATGAAGCTTATCAGTGGTTGATTAAGAATCCCTTAAGCATGTGGGCTAGGCATGCATTTGATGATAGAGCAAAGAGTGACCATGTCACTAATAACTTGTCTGAATCTTTTAACCAATGGATAGCAGAATTAAGGTACATGCCTATTCTTACCTTAGTTGACCAGCTAAgagtgaagatgatgaagagattGTATAGAATGTATAAGAAAGGCTATGATTATGACATTCATGGTATAGTCACAACAAATATGAAGATAAAGTTGGACATGGTGCAACAAAAGGCAAGGGAATGCATTGTTCATCCATCTAGTCCACATACTTTTGAGGTGCAAGATATGTTTCAAG CAACAGCTGTTACTTTCATGAAAGGAACAACAAAACAATATTGTGATACATTTTATAGTGTGAAGACATATATGGATGTTTATAGTGGGATGATCCAACCACTTCCTGATTTATCTGAATTGAAACCAATTGATCCTACCAAGCTAGTACAACCTCTAATTCTTAAAAGAAGACCAGGAAAATCTCATACAAGTAGGAAGAAGGATGGTGATGAGGTGAACAATCTGAGATCAAAGCCTATGATATGTAGCAACTGCAAGCAATCAGGTCACAACAAGAGAAAATGCCAGTTAGCTCCAGTCAAGGGCACTGGAACTTCTACCAGTCAGGGAGATGGTATGAAG AGAAAGAAGGTGAATGAGGGCCAAGATGGCACCTGCAACTCTCAAAGAATTACCAGATCACATGCATCTACAGCTATGACACAAGAGAGTATATAG